The Periplaneta americana isolate PAMFEO1 unplaced genomic scaffold, P.americana_PAMFEO1_priV1 scaffold_75, whole genome shotgun sequence DNA segment TGAAGTACCCTCAGGATTCTagtgttatgttatattttatccTAAGGTGCAACCCTGAAGATTTTAAGAGAATTAAAAATCTTAACAGAGTGTTACATGGCCTCAttactttcaattttattttttgggAGATCAAACATGCGGTTATTCAAACCTTTGTAACTTGGATCATAATAGAGATATTATTCAAATATTTGAACCTTCTTTAAAGAAAATGGTTATAAATTACTTTAGTAAGAGGTACCTCTGGTCTACTAATGCCAAGGATATCGCTCTTTTgtactttgtattttcttttatagcaGGAATAATTGCGACAGCTATGTCCATGATgataagatatcaaataataaatCCCATGGCTTTAATGGGGAACTATGagcaatataatattattattacttaccatGGCTTACTAATGATTTTTTATATGCTAATGCCCGCCTTTATGGGAGGGGTAGCTAACTGGTTATTACCAGTAATGCTAGGCTGTAAAGATATGGCATATCCTCGTGTAAATGCTTTCGCATTCTGGTTATTACCCATATCCATAGTGATGCTGATATGTGGAAATCTTGATGCGGGTTGGACTTTGTACCCTCCTTTGTCCTACGGTGGAATCTATGCTGACTATGGTATACTAGCTTTACACCTAGCTGGATTATCCTCTATAGCAGGGGGTATTAATGTCTTGTCTACCTGTATTCTATATCGAAATACCCAAATCCATAAAATCCCTTTACTAGTTTGGAGCATTGCAATCACTGCTTTTCTTCTTGTGCTTACTCTTCCGGTACTTGCAGGGGGTTTAACTATGATGATTAGTGATCGCAGATTTAACACTTCTTTCTTTGATCCTGTTGGAGGGGGAGATCCTATATTATGGCAACATCTCTTTTGGTTCTTTGGTCATCCAGAAGTTTATATACTAATATTGCCGGCTTTTGGAAGTATATCCATGATACTGTCCAAACTTTGCCAGAAACCCATATTTGGAGTAGTGGGTATGGTGTATGCCATGTTATCTATAGCCTTTTTAGGTTGTCTAGTCTGGAGTCATCACATGTTTACAGTAGGGATGGATATAGACTCTCGAGCCTACTTTAGTGCAGCTACAATGTTAATAGCCATCCCTACCGGGATAAAGGTATTCAGCTGGATAGCTACAATACTTGGAGGTATATCTAGCAGAATAAGCAGCTATGTATTATCTACTATATTTATTGGACTATTTACTATGGGAGGTGTAACCGGAATCGTATTAAGTCAAGCACCTTTGGACACTTATTTTCACGATACATACTATGTAGTAGGACATTTTCATTATGTATTATCATTAGGGGCGGTGTACGCTTTATTATCTGCAATAATTTATTGGCACGGTAAATTCACAGGAAGAATGTTAAATGAATTCCAAAATACAGTTTTTGTAATAACATTTACAATCggtgtgaatttaatattcctaccaATGCACTTCTGGGGTATAGCTGGTGTACCCAGAAGAATACCTGAAATCACCACAAATGAATGGTCCTCTATTGCTGCTTGTGGTAGCGTATTGACTTTGGCCAGTTTCATAATGTTTGTTATGAATCTAATACAAAATCATAAAGGGGATCCAGTAGATGTCATAAGTAGGCGCCACATAACCGCTGA contains these protein-coding regions:
- the LOC138694169 gene encoding uncharacterized protein — its product is MLGCKDMAYPRVNAFAFWLLPISIVMLICGNLDAGWTLYPPLSYGGIYADYGILALHLAGLSSIAGGINVLSTCILYRNTQIHKIPLLVWSIAITAFLLVLTLPVLAGGLTMMISDRRFNTSFFDPVGGGDPILWQHLFWFFGHPEVYILILPAFGSISMILSKLCQKPIFGVVGMVYAMLSIAFLGCLVWSHHMFTVGMDIDSRAYFSAATMLIAIPTGIKVFSWIATILGGISSRISSYVLSTIFIGLFTMGGVTGIVLSQAPLDTYFHDTYYVVGHFHYVLSLGAVYALLSAIIYWHGKFTGRMLNEFQNTVFVITFTIGVNLIFLPMHFWGIAGVPRRIPEITTNEWSSIAACGSVHPFHPEVPSGF